The Sphingomonas sp. G-3-2-10 DNA window GGGCTGGCGGGGTGGCTGCTGGCGCGGTTGCTGTAGCGCGCCCGAGCCTGACCACGACCGTCACCCGGGCCTTGTGCCCGGGTGACGGGGTGGTTTGGTTCAGGCGTCGGCCTTCTTCGCCGCCGGTTTCTTCGCAGCGGCCTTCTTTGCCGGAGCCTTTTTGGCAGCCGCTTTCTTCGGTGCGGCTTTCTTCTTGCCCTTGCCCTTGGCCGGACCTGCCGCGGCGCGGGCGTCGATCAGCTGGGCGGCTTCTTCCAGCGTCAGCGCGTCCTTCTCGATCGACTTGGGCAAAGTCGCGTTGGTCTCGCCATCGGTGACGTACGCGCCGTAGCGGCCGTCCATCAGCTTGATTTCGGCTTCGGTGCGCGGATGCTTGCCGAGGATCTTGAGCGGCTCGCGGGCGGCGCCGCGCGCCGGACGCCCGCCGCCGGCCGCCGCTTCGGCCAGCTTGACCACCGCAGCGTTCATGCCGGTTTCGAACACTTCCATCGTCGACTGAAGCCGGGCGTACTTGCCGTCATGCGCCAGATACGGGCCGTAGCGGCCGATCGAGGCGGTGATGGGGTTGCCGCTCTCCGGGTGATTGCCGATGGTGCGCGGGAGCTTGAGCAGCTTCAGCGCCATCTCCAGATCGAGTTCGACATCCTTGGGGATCGACGAACGCGCGGCTTCCTTGCCTTCGCCAAGCTGGATGTACGGACCGAAACGGCCTGACTTGCGCTCGACATTCAGGCCGGTCTCCGGGTCCTGACCCAGCACTTCCGGTCCGCTGTCGCCGCCATCCGCGCCGCCGGGCTGGCCGAAGCGGCGCGTGAACTTGCACTCGGGATAGTTGGAGCAAGCGACGAACGCGCCGAACTTGCCGCCGCGCAACGCCAGCTTGCCCTCGCCGCAATTGGGGCACAGGCGCGGGTCGCTGCCGTCTTCCTTGGGCGGGAAGAGATAAGGTTCGAGGAACTGGTCGAGCGCGGCGGTGACCTCGCTCGGCTTCTGTTCCATCACCTCGGTCGTGCGCGGCTTGAAGTCCTTCCAGAAGCTGTCGAGCACCGCCTGCCATTCGGCGCGGCCGCCCGACACGTCGTCGAGTTCCTCTTCCAGCTCGGCGGTGAAATCATAGCCGACATATTTCTCGAAGAAGCGTTCGAGGAAGGCCGTGACCAGCCGCCCGCTCTCTTCGGCGAAGAAGCGGTTCTTCTCGACGCGGACGTAAGCGCGATCCTTCAGCGTCTGGATGATCGAGGCATAGGTCGAAGGCCGGCCGATCCCGAGTTCCTCAAGACGCTTGACCAGCGAGGCTTCGGAGAAGCGCGGCGGCGGCTGGGTGAAATGCTGCTCGGCATTCACAGCCTTCTTGGCCGGGGTGTCACCCGACGACATCCTGGGCAGGCGGCGCGATTCCTCGTCGCCTTCATCGTCGCGGCCCTCCTCGTAGAGCGCGAGATAGCCGGGGAAGAGCACGACCTGCCCGGTGGCGCGCAGGCCGTGCTGACCGGTGGCGTCCTCCAGATCGATCGTGGTGCGCTCCATCCGCGCGCTCGCCATCTGGCTGGCCAGAGCGCGCTTCCAGATCAGGTCGTAGAGCCGCGCATGATCGCCGCCGCCGGCCTTGTCCTTGCTGAAATCGGTCGGACGGATCGCTTCGTGCGCTTCCTGCGCGTTCTTCGCCTTGGCGGTATAGACGCGCGGCTTTTCAGGGACATAGTGACCGTCATAGCGGTTCACCACCGCACGGCGCGCTTCCTGGATGGCATCGCCGTCCATCGTCACGCCGTCGGTCCGCATATAGGTGATCGCGCCATCTTCGTACAAACCTTGGGCGATACGCATCGTATGGCTGGCCGAGAAGCCGAGCTTGCGCGCGGCTTCCTGTTGCAGGGTCGAGGTGGTGAAGGGCGGCGGCGGGTTGCGCATCGCCGGCTTGGTCTCGACATTGACCACCGAGAAACGGCCTTCCTCGACCGACTTCTTCGCGGCTTCGGCGGTCTTGCCATCGCCGATCGACAGGCGGTCGAGCTTGTCACCTTTCCACTTGACCAGACGGGTCAGGAAGCCGGTGCCGTCCTGCTCCATATCGGCGGTGACCGACCAATATTCCTGGGGTTTGAAAACTTCGATCTCGCGCTCGCGCTGGACGATGATGCGCAGCGCGACCGATTGGACGCGGCCGGCCGACTTGGCGCCCGGCAGTTTGCGCCACAGCACCGGCGAGAGGGTGAAGCCCACGAGATAATCGAGCGCGCGGCGGGCACGATAGGCGTCGATCAGGTCGGTATCGAGCTCGCGCGGGTTCTTCATCGCTTCGAGGATCGCTGGCTTGGTGATCGCGTTGAAGGTGACGCGCTCGACTTCCTTGGGCAGCGCCTTCTTGTTGCGCAGCACTTCCTGCACATGCCACGAAATCGCCTCGCCTTCGCGATCAGGGTCGGTCGCGAGGATCAGACGGTCGGCCTTCTTGGCTTCGTCGGTGATCGCCTTGAGCTGCTTCGCCTTGTCGGCATAGGCTTCCCATTCCATCGAGAAGCCTTCGTCCGGGTTCACCGAACCATCGCGCGGCGGCAGATCGCGGACGTGACCGTAGGACGCGAGGACGTGATAGTCCTTGCCCAGATATTTCTCGATGGTCTTCGCCTTGGCGGGCGATTCGACGATGACAAGCTGCATGGGGTGTAGGAATTTCCTTACGTGTACGCGTGTAAGGTGGGGAAGCTCGCGCCGCTCAGTCAAGCGGTTGGTGATGAAACCAGTGCGGGCTTCACGCGTATCCGCCGGGAAGATTGATCGGAGCGCCATGCAAGCCGGACTGCCCAGCGACGAAACCGGCCCGAAGCGGCGCTTCCCGCGCCTGATCCTGTGGATCCTCGGCCTGGTCGCGATTGCCGCGGCAGGCGGGATCGTTGCGATCATCCTTTCGCGCAATACCGATGTGCCGCCGCCCGCGCGGCTGGCCGATCCGGTCAACATCCCGAAGCATGAATCGACCATCGCGGTGCCGCTCGATCTGGACAGCGCATTGCTGCTGCGCGAACTCGAACGGGCGATCCCGCGCACCCTGTGGTCGATCAACAAGCATGTCGACAAATGCGTGCCGGCGCAGCGGGTGCGGCTGTTCAAGAAGAATCTGAAGGTCACGCCCTCGCTCGGCTGCGACGTGATCGGCACTGTCACGCGCGGCGCGATCCGGCTGCGCGGACAGGGCGAGGATATCATTGCCGATGTGCCGATCCGCGCACAGGTGGCGGCGCGCCATGTCGGCGGCTTCCTGAAGGGCGAGACGGCGACCGGATCGGCGATGGTCCATGCGCGAATCCGCGTCAGCCTGTCGAAGGACTGGACGCCGGGGGCGACCGTCAGGCTGAACTATGGCTGGACCAGCCCGCCCGGCATCGATTTTCTCGGCCAGCGGATCACCTTTACCGACAAGGTGGACGAGAAGCTCGCCCCGATCGTCCGCGAGCTGGAGCGCACCCTGCCGCGCGAGATCGCGAAGCTGAACGTCCGCGCGAGGGTGGCCGATGCGTGGCGGCAAAGCTTCACTTCGCTGGAGCTGAACCGCGAAAATCCCCCGGTATGGATGCGGATCACGCCGCAGCGGCTGAGCTATGGCGGGTACAGCCTGTCGGGCGGCAAGCTGCGCCTGCGGTTGGGCCTGACCGCGCTGACCGAAACTTTTGTCGGGCCGAAACCCGCCGATCCGAGCCCAACTCCGCTGCCGCCGCTGGTGCGCGAAGCACCGGGCGAGCGGTTGCGCTTCTTCATCCCGGTGATCGCCGATTATGCCCAGCTGGAACCCGTGATCCTGCGTGCGCTGACCAAGCGATCGCAGCGGCCCTTCAACCTGCCCGGTATCGGCGCGGTGACGGGGCGGTTCGACAATGTCGTGGTCTATGGCACCGAGGGCGGGCGGATCGCGGTGGGGCTGACGCTGGCGGCGCGGCCCGCCAGCGGCGGCGGGGAAACGCGCGGGATCGTGTGGGTCACCGCAAAGCCGGTGAACGCGCCAGGATCGATGCGCGTGGCGTTCGAGGACATGCGGGTGAACGGCAATACCGACGGGATCGGCGGCGATATCCTCGTCCAGCTGGCGCGGAACCCGCAGGTGGCGGACGAGATCGCCGCATCGCTGACCCAGAATTTTGCGCGCGATTTCGAGAAATTGCTGGGCAAGGTGCAACGC harbors:
- the topA gene encoding type I DNA topoisomerase: MQLVIVESPAKAKTIEKYLGKDYHVLASYGHVRDLPPRDGSVNPDEGFSMEWEAYADKAKQLKAITDEAKKADRLILATDPDREGEAISWHVQEVLRNKKALPKEVERVTFNAITKPAILEAMKNPRELDTDLIDAYRARRALDYLVGFTLSPVLWRKLPGAKSAGRVQSVALRIIVQREREIEVFKPQEYWSVTADMEQDGTGFLTRLVKWKGDKLDRLSIGDGKTAEAAKKSVEEGRFSVVNVETKPAMRNPPPPFTTSTLQQEAARKLGFSASHTMRIAQGLYEDGAITYMRTDGVTMDGDAIQEARRAVVNRYDGHYVPEKPRVYTAKAKNAQEAHEAIRPTDFSKDKAGGGDHARLYDLIWKRALASQMASARMERTTIDLEDATGQHGLRATGQVVLFPGYLALYEEGRDDEGDEESRRLPRMSSGDTPAKKAVNAEQHFTQPPPRFSEASLVKRLEELGIGRPSTYASIIQTLKDRAYVRVEKNRFFAEESGRLVTAFLERFFEKYVGYDFTAELEEELDDVSGGRAEWQAVLDSFWKDFKPRTTEVMEQKPSEVTAALDQFLEPYLFPPKEDGSDPRLCPNCGEGKLALRGGKFGAFVACSNYPECKFTRRFGQPGGADGGDSGPEVLGQDPETGLNVERKSGRFGPYIQLGEGKEAARSSIPKDVELDLEMALKLLKLPRTIGNHPESGNPITASIGRYGPYLAHDGKYARLQSTMEVFETGMNAAVVKLAEAAAGGGRPARGAAREPLKILGKHPRTEAEIKLMDGRYGAYVTDGETNATLPKSIEKDALTLEEAAQLIDARAAAGPAKGKGKKKAAPKKAAAKKAPAKKAAAKKPAAKKADA
- a CDS encoding DUF4403 family protein, yielding MQAGLPSDETGPKRRFPRLILWILGLVAIAAAGGIVAIILSRNTDVPPPARLADPVNIPKHESTIAVPLDLDSALLLRELERAIPRTLWSINKHVDKCVPAQRVRLFKKNLKVTPSLGCDVIGTVTRGAIRLRGQGEDIIADVPIRAQVAARHVGGFLKGETATGSAMVHARIRVSLSKDWTPGATVRLNYGWTSPPGIDFLGQRITFTDKVDEKLAPIVRELERTLPREIAKLNVRARVADAWRQSFTSLELNRENPPVWMRITPQRLSYGGYSLSGGKLRLRLGLTALTETFVGPKPADPSPTPLPPLVREAPGERLRFFIPVIADYAQLEPVILRALTKRSQRPFNLPGIGAVTGRFDNVVVYGTEGGRIAVGLTLAARPASGGGETRGIVWVTAKPVNAPGSMRVAFEDMRVNGNTDGIGGDILVQLARNPQVADEIAASLTQNFARDFEKLLGKVQRAIVEKRAGNFIIRAEIGQVQTGSLYPAGQGLYLPLWAEGKARVEYRPR